A region from the Patescibacteria group bacterium genome encodes:
- the murJ gene encoding murein biosynthesis integral membrane protein MurJ, whose translation MKSEDFKKFQTTIMGGAIIIGLAQVVSRILGLLRERMLASTFGAGETLDIYYAAFKIPDFVFNIIVLGALSSAFIPVFIEYWNKDKEQKNSSFESFKIANSLLNIITLILLIIGVFVFLFTDQLVSLIAYGFDAEKRRITGELVRVMYVSVLFFGASNIVSGVLHSFRRFVAYSLAPIMYNLGIIFGIVFFVPEYGIMGLAYGVILGAFLHLLVQLPSVYKSGFKYRMVMSFSLPGVKKIGKLVLPRAFGLGVTQLNQVVITSIASTLVVGSVAVFNLANNLQYFPISVFGVSLALSAFPVFTQAFTENNTSKFVLHFSQTFRRILFIIIPTSIVILLLRAQIVRLVLGSGNFDWNDTILTAQALGLFSLSLFAQSLIPMLARSFYAFQNTKTPVIISVISMIINIIGSILLVQPMGVLGLALAFSIASFVNMILLLAALRTRLGDLDDQRIINSTLKIILLSLLMGLMIQGLKYVIGPLVDMQTFFGVLVQTAGSLVGGGLVYVLLAVKLNFDEVDIIKKFLQKAKNQFANLRK comes from the coding sequence ATGAAAAGTGAAGATTTCAAGAAATTTCAGACCACCATCATGGGTGGTGCAATTATTATAGGGCTGGCACAAGTTGTCAGTCGTATTTTGGGTTTGCTTCGGGAAAGGATGCTGGCTTCAACTTTTGGCGCGGGTGAAACTTTGGATATTTATTATGCCGCATTCAAAATTCCGGACTTCGTTTTCAATATAATTGTACTGGGCGCATTATCGTCCGCATTTATTCCCGTATTCATCGAATATTGGAATAAGGATAAGGAGCAAAAAAATTCCAGTTTTGAGAGTTTCAAAATCGCAAATTCGCTGTTAAACATAATTACACTTATTTTGTTGATTATCGGTGTGTTTGTTTTCTTGTTTACGGACCAACTGGTTTCTTTGATCGCATACGGATTTGATGCGGAAAAAAGAAGGATAACCGGAGAATTGGTGAGAGTTATGTACGTCAGCGTTCTTTTCTTCGGGGCAAGTAATATTGTTTCAGGAGTACTGCATTCTTTCAGAAGATTTGTTGCTTATTCGTTGGCGCCGATCATGTATAATCTGGGAATAATTTTCGGCATCGTTTTTTTTGTACCCGAGTACGGGATTATGGGACTGGCTTATGGAGTAATTCTCGGCGCTTTTCTGCATCTTCTGGTTCAGCTTCCTTCAGTTTACAAGTCAGGATTTAAATACAGAATGGTGATGAGTTTTTCACTACCTGGTGTCAAAAAAATCGGCAAATTGGTTTTACCGCGCGCATTTGGTTTGGGTGTTACTCAGCTGAACCAGGTTGTCATTACTTCCATTGCTTCTACCTTGGTTGTCGGGAGTGTTGCGGTTTTCAATCTGGCGAACAATTTGCAGTATTTTCCGATCAGCGTATTCGGAGTATCGCTGGCGCTTTCCGCTTTTCCGGTATTTACCCAGGCATTTACCGAGAACAATACCTCGAAATTTGTATTACATTTTTCACAGACTTTTCGAAGAATTCTATTTATTATTATCCCGACCAGTATTGTAATTCTACTGTTGCGCGCCCAGATAGTCCGTCTGGTGTTGGGATCCGGCAACTTTGACTGGAATGATACTATTCTGACTGCTCAAGCTTTAGGATTATTTTCACTATCACTGTTCGCCCAGAGTCTGATACCGATGCTGGCACGTTCTTTTTATGCTTTTCAAAACACCAAAACTCCGGTTATTATCAGCGTAATCTCTATGATTATTAATATCATCGGTTCCATACTGCTTGTACAACCGATGGGTGTTTTAGGGCTCGCTTTGGCTTTTTCTATCGCAAGCTTTGTTAATATGATATTATTATTGGCCGCTCTGCGTACTAGATTAGGGGACTTGGATGACCAGCGGATTATTAATTCTACTTTAAAAATTATACTGCTATCTTTACTTATGGGCTTGATGATTCAAGGACTTAAGTATGTAATTGGACCGTTAGTTGATATGCAGACTTTTTTCGGTGTGCTGGTCCAAACAGCGGGCAGTTTGGTGGGCGGTGGTCTGGTGTATGTACTGCTTGCGGTGAAGCTTAATTTTGATGAAGTTGATATTATTAAAAAGTTTTTGCAAAAAGCAAAAAATCAGTTCGCTAATTTACGCAAATAA
- a CDS encoding ribonuclease HI family protein has translation MKHDVLIIFTDGGARGNPGPAASGVVIFDEHKKILGEYSEYLGETTNNQAEYRAIILALKKAIELNGTRIKIYSDSELIVNQLNRKYKVKDAGLATLFVQVWNLVQKFDSVEYHHIPREKNKLADAQVNLCLDKRLGS, from the coding sequence ATGAAACATGATGTATTAATAATATTTACAGACGGTGGAGCGCGCGGTAATCCCGGACCGGCCGCATCTGGTGTTGTGATATTTGATGAGCATAAAAAAATACTGGGTGAATATTCTGAATATCTGGGAGAAACAACTAACAATCAGGCGGAATACCGAGCCATAATTTTAGCGCTGAAAAAAGCTATTGAACTGAATGGAACCAGGATCAAAATTTATTCAGACAGTGAATTGATTGTTAACCAGTTGAACCGAAAATATAAAGTGAAAGATGCCGGGCTCGCTACGCTTTTTGTCCAGGTTTGGAATCTGGTGCAAAAATTTGATTCTGTTGAATATCATCACATCCCGAGAGAAAAAAATAAACTGGCTGATGCCCAGGTGAATTTGTGTCTGGATAAGCGACTCGGAAGTTAA
- a CDS encoding glycosyltransferase family 1 protein, whose translation MRIGIDARFYGPTRTGPGRYTQKLVDYLQDIDDNNEYVVFLRKDNWDEFQPKNSRFKKVLADYRWYSLAEQLKMPGKIKKEKVDLMHFPHFNIPILYRGKFVVTIHDLIITHFPTRRATKLGPILYKAKQTGYKIVIWMAAKKAERIITVSQFSKQEIVKHFKVKDEKVVVTYEACDAPRQGEGDFSEIAQRHNITKPFLLYVGNTYPHKNLERLIIAFKKLREEEKIDVQLVLVGKRDYFSERLELSVKEYGITDNVIFTGFISDAELPLFYRSAMLYVFPSSIEGFGLPPLEAMSYDLPVLSSNAPCMPEILGDAAKYFHPDEISDIVQVLKTVIQDKSLQESLRAKGREHIKQFSWIKMVEKTHSIYLKELF comes from the coding sequence ATGAGAATAGGAATAGACGCCCGGTTTTACGGGCCGACCAGAACAGGTCCGGGTAGGTATACCCAAAAGCTCGTAGATTATCTGCAGGATATTGATGATAATAATGAGTATGTAGTTTTTTTACGCAAAGATAATTGGGACGAATTTCAGCCGAAAAACAGCAGGTTTAAAAAAGTGCTGGCGGATTATCGCTGGTATTCGCTGGCTGAACAGCTCAAGATGCCCGGAAAAATAAAAAAGGAAAAAGTGGATCTGATGCATTTCCCTCATTTTAACATCCCGATATTATACCGGGGAAAATTTGTAGTAACCATTCACGATCTGATAATTACGCATTTTCCCACCAGACGAGCAACTAAGCTCGGCCCGATTCTGTATAAGGCAAAACAAACAGGGTATAAAATAGTTATCTGGATGGCGGCAAAAAAAGCGGAAAGAATCATTACTGTTTCTCAGTTTTCCAAACAAGAAATAGTGAAACATTTCAAAGTTAAAGATGAAAAGGTGGTAGTAACATATGAAGCGTGCGACGCGCCCAGACAGGGTGAGGGAGATTTTTCTGAAATTGCCCAAAGGCATAATATTACCAAACCGTTTCTGTTGTATGTCGGAAACACCTATCCGCACAAAAATCTGGAAAGACTGATCATCGCTTTCAAAAAATTGCGTGAAGAAGAGAAGATTGACGTGCAGTTAGTCTTGGTCGGCAAGCGGGATTATTTCTCCGAGCGACTGGAGTTATCGGTTAAAGAGTATGGAATTACCGACAATGTAATCTTTACCGGGTTTATCAGCGATGCCGAACTGCCATTGTTTTATCGTTCGGCCATGCTATATGTTTTCCCGTCTTCAATTGAAGGTTTCGGCTTACCACCACTGGAGGCAATGAGTTATGACTTGCCTGTATTATCTTCAAATGCTCCGTGTATGCCCGAGATACTGGGCGACGCGGCAAAATACTTTCATCCGGATGAAATAAGTGATATAGTACAGGTACTAAAAACGGTAATCCAGGATAAATCATTGCAGGAAAGTTTGCGAGCAAAAGGACGTGAACACATAAAACAGTTCAGTTGGATAAAGATGGTCGAAAAGACACATTCAATTTACTTAAAGGAATTATTTTAA
- a CDS encoding glycosyltransferase — MKVALIHDHLAQDGGAEKVLMAFQEIFPQAPTYVLVYNPKQANANFANKDIRTSFIQKLPGGVKHYKWFIKLMPAATESYDLSEYDIVLSSTSAFAKGIITKPETLHVCYCHTPTRFLWSDTHSYVQELAYGPVVKKIVPFILHKLRLWDQLAADRVDKFISNSKIVQHRIKKYYKRDSIIIHPPVDIRKFSVSNSLGNYYLMGGRLVSYKRFDIGVQAFNRLGIPLKIFGVGPELDNLKKMARPNIEFVGKVSETEKMKLFSEALAFINPQEEDFGIVMIESMASGRPVIAFNKGGAREIVVPGKTGELFSDQAWEALADTIIHFKPESYSKDEIRAHAETFDTTAFKDKIKSYVLEAYKNFENTNIK, encoded by the coding sequence ATGAAAGTAGCATTAATCCATGATCATCTAGCACAAGACGGAGGTGCGGAAAAGGTACTGATGGCATTTCAGGAGATTTTTCCCCAGGCGCCTACCTATGTGCTTGTGTACAATCCGAAACAGGCTAATGCTAATTTTGCCAACAAAGATATCCGCACATCGTTTATCCAAAAATTACCCGGAGGTGTTAAACATTATAAATGGTTTATTAAACTAATGCCTGCCGCCACGGAAAGTTATGATTTATCGGAATATGATATAGTTTTGTCCAGCACTTCCGCATTTGCAAAAGGAATTATCACCAAACCGGAAACTTTGCATGTCTGCTATTGCCACACGCCGACCAGATTTCTATGGAGTGATACACACAGCTATGTACAGGAGCTTGCCTACGGGCCGGTCGTAAAAAAAATAGTTCCGTTTATTTTACATAAATTACGTTTGTGGGACCAGCTGGCGGCGGATCGGGTGGATAAATTTATCAGTAATTCTAAGATTGTCCAGCACCGGATCAAAAAATACTATAAACGTGACAGTATTATTATTCATCCGCCGGTAGATATCAGGAAATTTTCGGTGAGTAATAGTCTAGGAAACTATTATTTGATGGGAGGAAGACTGGTATCATATAAACGATTTGATATAGGTGTGCAGGCTTTTAACCGGCTGGGTATTCCATTAAAAATATTTGGCGTCGGACCGGAACTAGATAATCTTAAAAAGATGGCCCGACCAAACATAGAATTTGTCGGAAAAGTATCGGAAACAGAAAAGATGAAACTATTCAGCGAGGCGCTCGCATTTATTAATCCGCAGGAAGAAGATTTTGGCATCGTAATGATTGAATCGATGGCTTCCGGGAGGCCGGTTATTGCCTTCAATAAAGGCGGAGCACGCGAAATTGTGGTTCCGGGAAAAACTGGGGAGTTGTTTTCTGACCAGGCATGGGAAGCACTGGCGGATACGATAATCCACTTTAAGCCGGAAAGTTATTCGAAGGATGAAATCAGGGCTCATGCAGAGACATTTGACACAACTGCATTTAAAGATAAGATTAAGTCATACGTTTTAGAGGCATATAAAAACTTTGAAAATACTAATATTAAGTAA
- a CDS encoding DUF4012 domain-containing protein, protein MGSKEKIEKHRVNFKRHLDFDVPADNVLDLKKIASEREEAKEKLDNVFSKKARKGFLNFYEKAQFNRSEKDVFSFAEERKKKKRNFTLRHRFDFNNPFSSFSTAKVRGAIGFVLIAAVCVLPIYALASYYKADRIKDSVLGKSWEAYDHLQTAGQSFTELDFNNASLEFMSAIQNFVDAQGMLETVSGLVKIVPVASGEVSTAERILKSGQSISAAGDYLAKAFEPFVSLAEGEAKEPFNFTTALLSASGNLKPAVLELKNAEENVEKISISSLPSEYREQFLIVQENLPSLRAGLEEFNQFTDLLLSILGQGSMKRYLFVFQNNAELRPTGGFIGSFALMTFNDGIMKELEVPGGGSYDLNGWLKEQVIAPKPLHLVNPHWYFQDANWFPDFPTSAEKLMWFFTESGGPSTDGVIAMTPDVIEALLSLSGPIDLTADYGVTVDAENFRTVVKQIELEDSDTNKPKQIISDLTPLVFNKILELERIDQLQILGVLNTLLKEKHMMLYFNDDELQQSIIERGWAGEIIDSPKDYLSVINTNIAGGKTDLEIEELIDYNVTIQENGEVQAKVTVNRTHTGEEGDSITGIKNMDFMRMYVPEGSTLIEAEGFSHVDPRLFIYPNEGYEEDKLLEQVQGTVIVDENSETRINNEFHKTVFGNWVGTEAGQTSQVSATYKLPFTVKPEGIFSKSDSYSLFMQKQSGTKGSVVSATINFPEKYDVIWQYPQDSTVEISAGRISFTTTLNIDRYIGFVFQE, encoded by the coding sequence ATGGGTTCAAAAGAAAAAATAGAAAAACACCGCGTTAATTTCAAGCGTCATCTGGATTTTGATGTTCCGGCGGACAATGTTTTGGATTTGAAAAAAATTGCTTCGGAAAGAGAAGAAGCCAAAGAGAAACTGGATAATGTGTTTTCAAAAAAGGCAAGAAAAGGTTTTCTAAATTTTTATGAAAAAGCACAATTCAATCGAAGTGAAAAAGACGTTTTTTCATTCGCGGAAGAAAGGAAAAAGAAAAAACGCAATTTTACACTAAGGCACCGGTTTGATTTTAACAACCCATTCAGTAGTTTCTCCACTGCTAAAGTCAGGGGAGCGATCGGTTTTGTATTAATAGCCGCAGTGTGTGTTTTACCTATTTATGCGTTGGCCTCTTACTATAAGGCGGACCGGATAAAGGATAGTGTATTAGGAAAATCCTGGGAGGCATATGATCATCTGCAAACTGCCGGTCAATCATTTACCGAGTTAGATTTTAATAACGCGTCTTTGGAGTTTATGTCGGCAATTCAAAACTTTGTTGATGCCCAAGGGATGCTGGAAACTGTTTCCGGCCTCGTTAAAATAGTGCCGGTAGCCAGTGGTGAAGTATCTACTGCCGAACGCATACTGAAATCCGGACAATCAATATCGGCAGCCGGCGATTATCTCGCGAAAGCATTTGAGCCATTTGTCAGTCTCGCTGAAGGTGAGGCGAAAGAGCCGTTTAATTTTACTACCGCACTGCTTTCAGCCAGTGGTAATCTGAAACCGGCGGTTTTGGAGCTGAAGAACGCGGAAGAAAATGTGGAGAAAATTTCTATATCATCACTGCCCAGCGAATACCGGGAACAGTTTTTAATTGTACAGGAAAACCTGCCATCGCTACGCGCCGGACTAGAGGAGTTCAATCAATTCACTGATTTACTGTTATCCATATTAGGACAGGGATCAATGAAGCGATATTTATTTGTATTTCAAAACAATGCGGAATTACGTCCGACTGGAGGATTTATCGGAAGCTTTGCATTGATGACCTTTAATGACGGTATAATGAAAGAACTGGAAGTTCCGGGCGGCGGATCATACGATCTGAACGGATGGTTAAAAGAGCAGGTGATCGCGCCAAAACCATTGCACCTCGTCAATCCGCACTGGTATTTCCAGGACGCCAACTGGTTTCCGGATTTTCCGACCTCAGCGGAAAAGCTGATGTGGTTTTTTACAGAGAGTGGCGGTCCGTCTACTGACGGGGTAATAGCCATGACCCCGGATGTGATTGAAGCACTACTTTCTTTGTCCGGTCCGATTGATCTGACCGCGGATTACGGCGTGACGGTGGACGCGGAAAATTTCCGGACTGTCGTCAAGCAAATCGAACTGGAAGATTCCGATACCAATAAACCGAAACAAATTATCTCGGATTTAACCCCTTTAGTTTTTAATAAAATATTGGAACTGGAACGCATTGATCAACTGCAGATATTGGGAGTTTTGAATACTTTGCTGAAAGAAAAACACATGATGCTGTATTTTAACGACGATGAACTACAGCAATCAATCATCGAACGCGGCTGGGCGGGGGAGATTATTGATTCGCCGAAGGATTATTTGAGTGTGATCAATACAAATATCGCCGGCGGTAAAACGGATCTGGAGATTGAGGAGTTAATTGATTATAATGTTACGATCCAGGAAAACGGGGAAGTGCAGGCGAAAGTGACGGTAAACAGGACTCATACCGGCGAAGAAGGTGATTCCATTACCGGTATCAAGAATATGGACTTTATGCGGATGTACGTGCCAGAAGGCAGTACTTTGATTGAAGCGGAAGGATTCAGTCATGTTGATCCGAGGTTGTTTATCTATCCTAACGAGGGATACGAAGAAGATAAACTACTTGAGCAAGTGCAGGGGACGGTGATTGTTGATGAGAATTCAGAAACCCGGATCAATAACGAGTTCCACAAAACTGTTTTCGGTAATTGGGTGGGTACGGAAGCCGGGCAGACATCGCAAGTTTCAGCAACATATAAACTTCCTTTTACGGTAAAACCGGAGGGAATATTTAGCAAGTCCGATTCCTACAGTTTATTTATGCAAAAACAGTCGGGGACGAAAGGTTCGGTTGTTTCCGCAACCATAAATTTCCCGGAAAAATATGATGTAATCTGGCAATATCCTCAAGACAGTACGGTTGAAATATCAGCGGGAAGGATTTCTTTTACTACAACTTTGAATATAGACCGCTATATTGGGTTCGTCTTTCAGGAGTAA
- a CDS encoding fused MFS/spermidine synthase, with protein MNRDKKIFLYSIVFGAGAAVMAIEMAASRLLAPYFGTSIFVWGSIIGVVLIALSLGYWIGGKYADKHPEIECLMLILVVAGLFATFIPILFYQFIEIIIARLLFGAELIIGSFFVMVILFFIPIFLLGMVSPFAIRISVSSVENSGKTAGNLYAFSTIGSILGTFLSSFWLIPFVGTRETIFISSSVLLLLGALGMKKNKFLFYLFVAIPIVFIFLFSKDIIKPSKGLVYEKETPYQYVQVVKEENSDRYLLLINDGHGVQSIYDPKNIILDNYYDYYSVLPYLHKNNTGDLDVLLIGLGGGTISHQYLNLFEDKYNLKIDGVEFDPGVITAAKEYFDLNNQDINIYTSDGRTFLRASDKKYDLIIVDAYAQQIYIPFHLSTQEYFNEVNEHLNENGILAMNINAIKYESRLLQSILQTVKSVYRNTYAVPLGRDGFNWLVVASDKDLEFDSMQKKNSIGILNDIVKEVAQKVITVQQDQSANILYDNKAPVELLTEKEILDFIYSNKKI; from the coding sequence ATGAATAGAGACAAAAAAATATTCCTTTATTCAATTGTGTTTGGCGCTGGCGCTGCAGTAATGGCTATTGAAATGGCAGCCTCTAGGTTATTAGCACCATATTTTGGTACATCTATTTTTGTATGGGGAAGTATAATCGGTGTAGTTTTAATTGCGCTATCCTTAGGTTATTGGATTGGTGGTAAATATGCTGATAAGCACCCGGAAATTGAATGTTTAATGCTTATTTTAGTTGTTGCTGGTCTGTTTGCCACTTTTATACCTATTTTATTCTATCAGTTCATAGAAATTATTATTGCAAGGTTATTGTTTGGCGCGGAGTTAATCATCGGGTCTTTTTTTGTGATGGTAATTTTGTTTTTTATCCCGATATTCTTACTTGGCATGGTAAGTCCTTTTGCTATTAGAATCTCCGTTTCATCAGTTGAAAATAGTGGAAAAACAGCAGGTAATCTTTATGCATTTTCTACTATTGGTAGTATCCTAGGAACTTTTCTATCATCATTTTGGTTAATTCCGTTTGTTGGTACTAGAGAAACAATATTTATATCGTCATCTGTCTTGTTACTACTTGGAGCACTGGGAATGAAAAAGAATAAATTTTTATTTTATCTATTTGTGGCTATCCCGATTGTATTTATATTTTTATTCAGTAAAGATATTATTAAACCATCAAAAGGACTTGTTTATGAGAAAGAAACTCCTTATCAGTATGTACAAGTAGTAAAGGAAGAAAATTCTGACAGATATTTACTACTGATAAATGATGGTCACGGAGTGCAATCAATATATGATCCTAAAAATATCATATTGGATAATTATTATGATTATTATTCTGTACTGCCATATTTACATAAGAATAATACGGGTGATTTGGATGTTTTATTGATTGGCTTAGGAGGTGGAACAATTAGTCATCAGTATTTAAATTTATTTGAGGACAAATATAATTTAAAAATAGACGGAGTAGAATTTGACCCTGGTGTTATTACCGCAGCAAAAGAATATTTTGATCTGAATAATCAAGATATAAATATCTATACTTCTGACGGAAGAACCTTTCTCAGAGCATCAGATAAAAAGTATGATTTGATAATTGTTGATGCGTATGCACAACAAATCTATATACCTTTTCATTTATCAACACAAGAATATTTTAATGAAGTTAATGAACATTTGAATGAAAACGGAATTCTGGCAATGAATATAAATGCCATAAAATATGAATCTCGTCTTCTCCAAAGCATACTTCAAACTGTAAAATCAGTTTATCGAAATACTTATGCTGTTCCATTAGGAAGAGATGGATTCAATTGGTTAGTCGTTGCATCTGATAAAGATTTAGAATTTGATTCCATGCAGAAAAAAAATAGTATCGGTATTCTAAATGATATTGTAAAAGAAGTCGCACAAAAAGTTATAACTGTTCAACAAGACCAAAGTGCAAATATACTATACGACAATAAGGCACCAGTAGAATTGCTAACTGAGAAAGAAATACTAGATTTTATTTACTCAAATAAGAAGATATGA
- a CDS encoding glycosyltransferase family 1 protein, which produces MKIGIDVRSLLEKKAGGISVYTEKIIENLLQIDTQNEYFLFSNSYKNAAAFFQGKFTQSNVNFKNFSYPNKLLNASFRFLHKPKIDKMMGGVDIFFEPNIIFLALSQIPKKVITLHDLSFILYPGLYSAKGRFWHEVINAKKLVSQFDKIIAVSDHTRNDIIEVLNVPPEKVQRIYPGIDYEFYSSENADIKNNVIRKYNLPEKYILSLAALEPRKNIEMVVEAFAEFAKDSDCHLVLAGAAQGSEQQINSLIAKPGLQNRVHVLGYIPNEDKPAIYQLAKCFVYPSFYEGFGFPPLEAMSAGTPVIASYSSSLAEICENSAVLIDPHNIDELVEAFKQVLNNEQLSENLSQKGRKQAEKFTWENSARDTLNLFQNLVSL; this is translated from the coding sequence ATGAAAATTGGTATCGATGTGCGCTCACTGCTTGAAAAAAAAGCGGGTGGGATATCGGTTTATACTGAAAAAATTATAGAAAACTTGTTGCAGATAGATACTCAGAACGAGTATTTTCTGTTTTCGAACAGTTATAAAAATGCCGCAGCATTTTTTCAAGGAAAATTCACACAATCAAACGTGAATTTTAAGAATTTTTCGTATCCAAATAAATTATTGAATGCCAGTTTTCGTTTTTTGCATAAACCAAAAATCGATAAAATGATGGGGGGTGTGGATATATTTTTTGAACCCAACATTATTTTTCTGGCATTGTCACAAATCCCGAAAAAAGTAATAACTTTGCATGATTTATCTTTTATTCTCTATCCTGGTTTGTATTCCGCAAAAGGGCGTTTCTGGCATGAGGTGATTAATGCTAAAAAACTGGTCAGTCAGTTTGATAAAATAATCGCAGTATCCGACCACACTCGCAATGACATAATTGAGGTATTAAATGTTCCGCCGGAAAAAGTACAGAGAATTTATCCGGGTATTGATTATGAATTTTACAGCAGTGAAAATGCTGATATAAAAAATAATGTAATCAGAAAATATAATCTGCCGGAAAAATATATTTTGAGTTTAGCCGCGCTTGAGCCCAGAAAGAATATTGAAATGGTTGTTGAAGCTTTCGCTGAATTTGCCAAGGATTCCGACTGCCACCTGGTTTTAGCCGGAGCTGCGCAGGGAAGCGAACAACAGATCAATAGCCTCATCGCAAAGCCCGGATTACAAAACAGAGTGCATGTTCTCGGTTATATCCCAAACGAAGACAAACCGGCGATCTACCAATTAGCTAAATGCTTTGTCTATCCCTCGTTTTATGAAGGATTCGGTTTTCCTCCGCTCGAAGCGATGTCAGCCGGAACGCCGGTAATCGCCAGTTATTCTTCATCGCTTGCCGAGATTTGTGAAAATTCTGCCGTACTGATTGATCCTCACAATATTGATGAGCTGGTTGAAGCATTTAAGCAGGTTCTGAATAATGAACAATTATCTGAAAATCTTTCGCAAAAGGGGAGAAAGCAGGCAGAAAAATTCACCTGGGAAAACAGCGCACGAGATACTTTGAATCTTTTTCAAAATCTTGTATCTTTATAG
- a CDS encoding sugar transferase — protein sequence MNKSELSFSAILVPLDFVVIVLAGLASYGLRFGSFVSELRPVIYEMPLKEFIPILIFASLLWVIVFAFSGLYSIRSTRKMVEEFTKIVLACSTAVLVIIIVIFFQRELFSSRFIVLTGWILTILFIGIERFIVRSIQRKLLKKGIGSHRVAVIARELSDNGIVKIMRDNPALGYKIVEHIQIKSEDDIGQIRHAFESSLIDEVIQADSDIDKPYVLKIIDLCNEYHITFKYVANLFDTSATNIVITPLADIPVIELKRTPLDGWGKILKRVFDIFISVILLVILLPVFLVVGIIIKLDSTGPVFVKLERVGRRGKTFTLYKFRSMVQGAHNMKKDLTQFNERSDGPLFKMKNDPRITRFGKFLRTSSIDELPQLWNVLKSHMSIVGPRPHEPEEVSKYQKHHKTLLTIKPGITGMAQVSGRSDLNFEDEARLDVYYIENWSMMLDLQLIFRTPFALIAKRSAA from the coding sequence ATGAATAAATCGGAACTATCATTCAGCGCAATTCTGGTTCCTTTGGATTTTGTTGTTATAGTTTTAGCCGGATTGGCATCTTATGGACTTCGGTTCGGATCTTTTGTTTCTGAACTGCGCCCGGTTATCTATGAAATGCCGTTGAAAGAGTTTATTCCGATTCTGATTTTTGCCAGTTTGCTCTGGGTGATTGTGTTTGCTTTCAGCGGGCTGTATAGTATCCGGTCCACCAGAAAAATGGTGGAAGAATTTACAAAAATAGTATTGGCGTGTTCAACGGCAGTACTGGTGATAATTATCGTAATATTTTTTCAACGGGAACTATTTTCATCCCGTTTTATTGTGCTCACAGGATGGATACTGACGATTCTCTTTATTGGCATTGAAAGATTCATTGTGCGCTCTATTCAGCGCAAGCTTCTGAAAAAAGGGATTGGATCACACAGAGTCGCGGTTATTGCGCGGGAATTATCCGATAACGGGATCGTAAAAATCATGCGGGATAATCCGGCGCTGGGTTATAAGATTGTTGAGCATATACAGATTAAAAGTGAAGATGATATTGGGCAAATTAGACATGCTTTCGAGAGCTCTTTGATTGATGAAGTTATTCAGGCAGATTCGGATATCGACAAACCATACGTTTTAAAGATCATTGATTTGTGTAATGAATATCATATTACCTTCAAATATGTAGCAAACCTTTTTGATACATCTGCTACAAATATCGTTATTACACCGCTTGCTGATATTCCTGTGATTGAATTGAAACGCACTCCGCTTGACGGCTGGGGGAAAATATTAAAAAGGGTTTTTGATATTTTTATTTCTGTAATTCTTCTGGTTATCCTGCTGCCGGTATTTCTGGTAGTAGGAATAATTATCAAACTTGATTCTACAGGCCCAGTGTTTGTAAAACTGGAAAGAGTCGGCAGAAGGGGGAAGACGTTTACTTTGTATAAATTCCGTTCGATGGTACAGGGCGCTCACAATATGAAGAAAGATCTGACGCAGTTTAATGAGCGCTCCGACGGCCCTTTATTTAAAATGAAGAATGACCCGAGAATTACCCGTTTTGGTAAGTTTTTACGGACCAGCAGTATTGATGAACTGCCGCAGTTATGGAACGTGTTAAAAAGCCATATGAGTATCGTCGGACCGCGTCCGCATGAACCGGAAGAAGTCAGTAAATATCAAAAGCATCATAAAACACTGCTCACGATCAAGCCCGGCATCACCGGCATGGCTCAGGTATCAGGCAGATCTGATTTAAACTTTGAAGACGAAGCCAGGTTGGATGTCTATTATATTGAAAACTGGTCTATGATGCTGGATTTGCAGTTAATTTTCAGAACTCCGTTTGCGCTTATAGCTAAGCGTTCCGCGGCATAA